The following are encoded in a window of Eschrichtius robustus isolate mEscRob2 chromosome 1, mEscRob2.pri, whole genome shotgun sequence genomic DNA:
- the LOC137764373 gene encoding disintegrin and metalloproteinase domain-containing protein 21-like yields MNTPLLCKSFPLPPPPLWGCPACSPSLLSSGLDCCLGVAVPGTVLPASRWSAFLWSQASSLMGPAWAQAHLAGDLWLPLLWLLLFPTCCSHDPPGWRFTSSEIVIPRKVSHRVRGAATHGQPSYKVRFSGQRHVLHMRVKKSLLSRHFPVITDNDQGAMQEDYPFIPRDCYYFSYLEGVPGSMGTLDTCYGGLRGMLQVDDFTYEIKPLEASSKFEHLISFLVSHDISAEHEKCTIEGNDTNQAYEEAMIAEMPRAAPVYLWWPHRKYLKVHYTVSHTLYLMNTNHTHLVENIMILNNIVHTIYMHNLLEVHVRMLCIWNNRDSFDITQSKFSGIADALAHFGYWKMYVFRQYSHDTSILFTGNKVHDTQYFAHQDGICNPNWRSSYVFLASYHIFFGATISAHVLCHILSCPHDSAGCHCF; encoded by the coding sequence ATGAATACACCATTGTTATGTAAgagcttccccctccctcctccacctctcTGGGGATGTCCAGCCTGCagcccctctctgctctcctcaGGACTAGACTGCTGTTTAGGAGTTGCTGTTCCAGGGACAGTCTTGCCGGCCTCCCGCTGGAGTGCATTTCTTTGGTCACAGGCTTCCTCACTCATGGGGCCTGCCTGGGCCCAGGCCCACCTGGCAGGTGATCTCTGGCTGCCTCTGCTCTGGCTACTCCTGTTTCCGACCTGCTGCTCCCATGACCCCCCAGGTTGGCGCTTCACTTCCTCTGAAATTGTGATCCCCAGGAAGGTGTCCCACAGAGTGCGTGGAGCCGCAACACATGGCCAGCCCTCCTACAAGGTTCGCTTCAGTGGCCAAAGACACGTGCTTCACATGAGAGTCAAGAAGAGCTTGCTGTCCAGACATTTTCCTGTTATCACCGATAACGACCAAGGCGCCATGCAGGAGGACTACCCTTTTATCCCCCGAGACTGTTACTACTTTAGCTACCTGGAAGGGGTTCCTGGGTCCATGGGCACACTGGACACCTGCTATGGGGGTCTGCGTGGCATGCTGCAGGTGGATGACTTCACTTACGAAATCAAACCACTGGAGGCTTCTTCCAAATTTGAACAtctgatttcttttcttgtgtcaCACGACATATCAGCTGAGCATGAGAAATGTACGATTGAAGGGAATGATACAAATCAAGCATATGAGGAGGCAATGATTGCTGAGATGCCTAGAGCAGCTCCTGTGTATTTGTGGTGGCCGCATAGGAAATACTTAAAAGTTCACTACACAGTTTCTCACACCTTATATCTTATGAACACTAATCATACACATTTAGTTGAGAATATAATGATTTTAAACAACATAGTCCATACAATTTACATGCATAATCTTCTCGAAGTTCATGTACGTATGTTGTGCATATGGAATAATAGAGATTCTTTTGATATAACTCAGTCAAAGTTTAGTGGTATTGCGGATGCTCTAGCTCACTTTGGTTATTGGAAAATGTATGTGTTTAGACAATATTCTCATGATACCTCAATCCTTTTTACTGGAAATAAAGTCCATGACACTCAATATTTTGCCCACCAAGATGGAATATGCAATCCCAACTGGAGATCATCATATGTATTCCTAGCAAGTTATCACATATTTTTTGGTGCTACTATTTCAGCACATGTACTATGTCATATTCTCAGCTGTCCACATGATTCAGCTGGTTGTCATTGTTTTTGA